A portion of the Acidihalobacter yilgarnensis genome contains these proteins:
- a CDS encoding cupredoxin domain-containing protein — MHNSVLIRLAPAVTSLLAVLFLPTIAAASAPSDATPVFKLIEGKAWSSYPYSPSVLHIPAGKTVALELTDNIGGCGLVTVFPHLGPQGETVSVRVPVGDTKRILIHAPKPGKYVYHCSENMWYGEIVAE, encoded by the coding sequence ATGCATAACTCAGTACTCATCCGTCTCGCGCCAGCAGTCACATCACTACTTGCGGTATTGTTTTTGCCAACTATAGCGGCAGCATCCGCCCCGTCTGATGCGACGCCGGTTTTTAAGCTGATAGAAGGAAAAGCCTGGTCATCTTATCCCTACTCACCTTCGGTTCTCCACATTCCTGCAGGTAAGACCGTCGCACTCGAACTCACCGACAACATCGGCGGCTGTGGTCTCGTAACCGTGTTCCCGCATCTAGGTCCGCAGGGGGAAACGGTCTCCGTCCGTGTGCCGGTCGGAGATACGAAAAGAATCTTGATACACGCTCCCAAGCCGGGAAAATACGTTTATCACTGTTCGGAAAATATGTGGTATGGAGAAATTGTGGCCGAATAA
- a CDS encoding cytochrome c biogenesis CcdA family protein, with amino-acid sequence MKTIRFRLDNDAVRIGITLIALTLLFFAGEWVYHTVGWLLFKAQGTPVVPAPLILAIGVLGGAASFFSPCSLVITPSFLMYFVGNRASMSVDMKQHDRSLFKASLLIALGIIGFYSVAAVLVGVIGPAIYRFLIYLIPVVGMLFAILGFALLIGGAAALSGAARFLPGRRYYDRLLAGAAQGRRRDLLGFGVAYGAAAHTCTLPVFLGVIMLPLAAGVYWLAALAVLLYGTAMAGLMLLMLALGQPAVLAVRRHIGLYLQPATGVLFLLTSGYLFYYFLLNFGVISGI; translated from the coding sequence ATGAAAACAATCCGCTTTCGTCTTGATAACGATGCGGTGCGTATCGGCATCACATTGATTGCACTGACCCTTCTGTTCTTTGCGGGGGAATGGGTTTATCACACGGTTGGTTGGCTATTGTTTAAAGCCCAGGGAACACCGGTCGTGCCCGCTCCGCTGATCCTGGCCATTGGGGTTCTTGGTGGTGCCGCCTCATTTTTTTCGCCTTGTAGTCTCGTGATTACACCATCCTTCCTTATGTATTTCGTGGGCAATAGGGCTTCAATGTCTGTTGACATGAAACAACATGACCGCAGCCTGTTCAAGGCGTCATTACTAATCGCATTAGGTATCATCGGTTTTTACAGCGTCGCCGCCGTGCTGGTCGGCGTGATTGGCCCCGCAATCTATCGGTTCCTGATCTACTTGATTCCTGTAGTCGGCATGCTTTTCGCAATCTTGGGCTTTGCGCTGTTGATCGGGGGGGCCGCCGCATTGAGTGGTGCAGCGCGTTTTTTACCGGGACGGCGCTATTATGATCGGCTGCTGGCGGGTGCTGCGCAGGGACGGCGACGTGATCTTCTGGGTTTTGGTGTGGCCTACGGAGCGGCCGCGCATACGTGCACCTTGCCTGTTTTTTTGGGGGTCATCATGCTACCGCTAGCCGCAGGTGTTTATTGGCTTGCTGCCTTGGCCGTGCTGCTCTATGGAACTGCCATGGCAGGACTGATGCTCCTTATGCTTGCACTGGGTCAGCCCGCCGTGTTGGCCGTGCGACGACATATCGGTCTCTATTTGCAGCCGGCTACCGGCGTTCTGTTTCTATTGACCAGTGGATACTTATTTTACTATTTTTTGTTGAATTTCGGGGTTATATCGGGGATTTAA
- a CDS encoding heavy metal translocating P-type ATPase — MTNIALDPSSDWHPWRDEPTQTPPLRRVSAHIGGLHCSLCTGTIEQSLGKLPGVKKVAVSLTHEQALVEYDPVLTDPAVLMGTLSDIGYELQDPRRVEPFEVQERRLANEGARFLLTLSASLIAVALIAPSQGWQLVLSGVVYATLLLFSWTLLKPRGWMRALSGTAALALLGLLIYALKLDGLLQTWAAPLTAALALGVFLGPGGNFLKIAWQSLRRGILNQHVLVEIGAVAGMIGGALGFVLRLPHYPTAAFFGVSVMVLTYHRFSEWLSLIVKTRSSQTVRKLLDLTPRTARRVGKNGHEETVPVETLAIGDQIRVRPGERIGADGRVLEGHSSVDESLLTGEPLPVEKTAGASVVGGAINGSGMLLVEVYAVGDDSFLAQVVRSVEESRALKPGLLHLVDRTLRIYTPLVLTLALLALLGWLLATWLMSGTPDVERAVFAALSVLVMGYPCAVGISAPLSIVRGAADAAEAGVLMRTGESFQAFRQTTLVVFDKTGTLTVGRPQVAKLMPASGVDEMHILSLAASVEMGSEHPLGHAIVNEALERGVDLGEVSDFQAIAGLGITAKLGDTQVQIGNAEWLRTQQIAIPDDKAIKSAQAMGHTAVGVAAAGLFQGWILLGDALREDARETIQVLNRNGIRAVMLTGDHPHTAEAVAKQLGIEEVYGRVLPQEKAERIRQFQASGAHVAMVGDGINDAPALMQADTGVAMGSGTDIAIESADIVVLNNRLSSILIAWQISRRSYARMVRNVLLAFAFNGLGIPAAATGLVNPVWAMTAMAVSVTAIFVHSLWGKPAIFFSAVGSVGTKSAALSQDAMSTPR; from the coding sequence ATGACGAACATCGCACTTGATCCTTCATCAGACTGGCACCCTTGGCGAGACGAGCCCACGCAAACACCGCCACTACGTCGCGTCAGCGCCCATATCGGCGGTCTGCACTGTTCGCTTTGCACGGGAACGATCGAGCAATCACTTGGCAAACTGCCAGGTGTAAAGAAAGTCGCCGTGAGCCTGACTCACGAACAGGCCTTGGTCGAATACGATCCGGTACTGACGGATCCGGCTGTCTTGATGGGAACGCTTAGCGATATCGGCTACGAACTACAGGATCCGAGGCGGGTCGAGCCGTTCGAAGTGCAGGAACGCCGTCTCGCCAATGAAGGTGCCCGATTCCTGCTGACGCTTTCCGCCAGCCTGATCGCCGTGGCTTTGATAGCGCCGTCACAGGGCTGGCAACTCGTCCTTTCCGGGGTCGTCTATGCCACCCTGCTTCTCTTCTCCTGGACGCTGCTCAAGCCGCGCGGATGGATGCGCGCGCTCTCCGGGACGGCCGCACTAGCGCTTCTCGGCTTGCTCATCTACGCATTGAAGTTGGATGGCCTATTACAGACCTGGGCGGCACCGTTGACTGCGGCCTTGGCGCTAGGCGTGTTTTTAGGCCCTGGCGGCAATTTTTTGAAGATTGCCTGGCAGTCCCTGCGGCGAGGCATTCTCAATCAGCATGTATTGGTCGAAATCGGCGCTGTAGCGGGCATGATCGGCGGGGCCCTCGGTTTTGTTCTACGGCTGCCCCATTACCCTACGGCGGCTTTTTTCGGGGTCTCGGTGATGGTGCTGACCTATCATCGCTTCTCCGAGTGGCTTTCATTGATCGTGAAGACGCGCAGCTCCCAAACGGTGCGAAAACTGCTCGATTTGACGCCGCGTACGGCGAGGCGAGTGGGGAAAAATGGACACGAAGAAACCGTGCCGGTGGAGACGCTTGCGATCGGTGATCAAATTCGTGTGCGCCCCGGTGAAAGGATCGGCGCCGATGGCCGGGTGCTGGAGGGGCATTCTTCGGTGGATGAATCGCTGTTGACCGGCGAGCCTCTTCCTGTTGAGAAAACGGCCGGGGCAAGTGTCGTCGGCGGTGCCATCAACGGGTCAGGCATGCTGCTCGTCGAAGTGTACGCAGTGGGTGACGACAGTTTTCTGGCTCAAGTAGTCCGCAGCGTCGAGGAATCGCGCGCACTAAAGCCAGGTCTGCTGCATCTGGTGGACCGTACCCTACGCATTTACACGCCGCTTGTTCTGACCCTTGCCTTGCTGGCCCTACTAGGGTGGCTGCTGGCAACCTGGCTGATGAGTGGCACACCGGATGTGGAGCGAGCGGTCTTCGCCGCGCTTTCCGTACTGGTCATGGGTTATCCCTGTGCGGTCGGGATTTCGGCACCTTTGTCGATCGTACGCGGGGCTGCCGATGCAGCAGAGGCTGGCGTGCTGATGCGTACGGGCGAGTCTTTCCAAGCGTTCCGCCAGACAACGCTCGTAGTGTTCGACAAGACCGGCACGCTTACCGTCGGGCGTCCGCAGGTAGCCAAGCTCATGCCAGCCTCAGGAGTGGACGAGATGCATATACTGAGCCTGGCGGCATCGGTCGAGATGGGCTCGGAGCATCCGCTTGGGCACGCGATCGTGAATGAGGCACTGGAGCGCGGGGTCGATTTGGGCGAGGTATCGGATTTCCAGGCGATAGCTGGCTTGGGCATAACAGCCAAGCTCGGTGATACTCAGGTCCAGATTGGTAATGCCGAATGGCTGCGAACGCAGCAGATCGCCATTCCTGATGATAAAGCCATCAAGAGCGCGCAAGCGATGGGGCATACGGCCGTTGGCGTAGCGGCTGCGGGTCTTTTCCAAGGCTGGATACTATTGGGTGATGCCTTGCGCGAAGATGCCCGCGAGACGATACAGGTACTGAATCGCAATGGCATCCGCGCTGTGATGTTGACGGGGGATCACCCGCATACAGCGGAAGCGGTTGCTAAGCAATTGGGCATAGAAGAAGTCTATGGGCGTGTCCTGCCTCAGGAGAAGGCCGAGCGCATCCGGCAATTTCAGGCGTCCGGTGCCCACGTCGCCATGGTAGGCGACGGCATCAATGATGCGCCTGCGCTGATGCAAGCCGACACGGGAGTTGCCATGGGGTCCGGCACGGATATCGCGATCGAATCGGCCGATATCGTCGTTCTCAACAACCGGCTCTCATCAATTCTGATCGCCTGGCAGATCAGTCGTCGGAGTTATGCGCGTATGGTCCGTAACGTTTTGCTGGCATTCGCATTCAATGGCCTTGGCATACCTGCGGCGGCGACAGGGCTCGTGAACCCCGTGTGGGCCATGACGGCAATGGCAGTGAGTGTTACCGCGATTTTCGTACACTCCTTATGGGGCAAACCCGCCATATTTTTTTCAGCCGTCGGCAGTGTCGGCACGAAATCTGCTGCACTATCGCAAGATGCCATGAGTACTCCAAGATGA
- a CDS encoding heavy-metal-associated domain-containing protein, whose protein sequence is MQSFELQIGSMHCNGCALRLEQMLKRVSGVSAVKVSYQDGQARLIIDPDATSPEKLVALVTDAGFTAKTTLEGRRHDEHRT, encoded by the coding sequence ATGCAGTCGTTCGAACTACAAATCGGTAGCATGCACTGTAATGGCTGTGCGCTGAGGCTTGAACAGATGTTAAAGAGGGTTTCCGGCGTCAGCGCGGTTAAGGTTTCCTATCAGGATGGTCAAGCTCGATTGATCATCGATCCCGATGCGACATCGCCGGAGAAGCTGGTGGCATTGGTGACCGACGCTGGATTTACGGCAAAGACGACATTGGAGGGGCGGCGTCATGACGAACATCGCACTTGA
- a CDS encoding heavy metal-responsive transcriptional regulator, producing the protein MKIGEASRRSGFSAETLRYYDKIGLLDAVGRDAAGRRDYDGHDIEQLMFIRRAKSAGFSLDDIRVLLRLRSAPNEARRQVLGLTQAKLAEIEHKISSLSAFKEELTRLSHLCCSDGGDSCPILSQLSDTEHSHA; encoded by the coding sequence ATGAAAATCGGAGAGGCCTCGAGGCGCTCGGGATTCAGTGCCGAGACACTTCGTTACTACGACAAAATCGGGTTGTTGGATGCTGTTGGGCGCGATGCCGCAGGGCGACGTGACTACGATGGTCACGATATCGAACAGCTTATGTTTATCCGCCGAGCCAAAAGCGCCGGCTTTAGCCTAGATGACATCCGTGTTCTGTTGCGGTTGCGCTCAGCACCCAACGAAGCGCGTCGACAGGTCCTGGGGTTGACTCAGGCAAAGCTTGCAGAGATAGAGCACAAGATATCCAGTCTGTCCGCATTCAAAGAAGAACTCACACGCCTTAGCCATTTGTGTTGCTCAGATGGAGGCGACTCGTGCCCTATTTTAAGTCAACTTTCTGATACAGAGCACTCACACGCCTGA
- the dinB gene encoding DNA polymerase IV yields MSRRIMHIDLDAFFAAVEQRDHPEWRGRPLVVGAAPGQRGVVATCSYEARRYGVHSAMPISEAARRLPADTVFVRPRMTHYAAVSQRIMAALNTISPVVEPVSIDEAYLDVSGLERLVGPPEMIGQRAKQVIADAVGLTASVGIGPNRLIAKLASEYRKPDGLMVVPPARVQTFLDPMPLTALRGIGGKAASVLHDLGLRTVKDVRLADATQLIQHLGARAARRFQDQACGTASDALHTDTVRKSISKETTFAEDITDPVILRDTLLWAAQEIGHTARQAGLKGSTVTLKLRFRGFKTHTRQRTLPVPTADDDVLYRHAWALYQAGDWAARPVRLIGLGLAGWDATVPAQTDLFAEAEPAPATGREPLYATLDRISDRFGRGAVHWGVRRKP; encoded by the coding sequence ATGTCCAGACGGATCATGCACATCGATCTCGACGCCTTTTTCGCGGCGGTCGAGCAACGCGATCATCCGGAGTGGCGGGGCCGTCCCCTGGTGGTCGGCGCAGCACCCGGCCAGCGCGGCGTGGTGGCGACCTGTTCCTACGAGGCCCGGCGTTATGGCGTCCACTCGGCCATGCCGATTTCGGAGGCCGCACGCCGGTTGCCGGCCGACACGGTCTTCGTGCGTCCGCGCATGACGCATTATGCCGCCGTCTCGCAGCGCATCATGGCGGCACTCAACACGATTTCGCCCGTGGTTGAACCGGTCTCGATCGACGAGGCCTACCTGGACGTGTCCGGTCTCGAACGCCTGGTAGGTCCACCTGAGATGATCGGTCAACGCGCCAAGCAGGTAATCGCCGATGCCGTGGGCCTGACCGCCTCGGTGGGTATCGGCCCGAACCGTCTGATCGCGAAGCTGGCCTCGGAGTACCGCAAGCCTGACGGGCTGATGGTGGTGCCCCCGGCACGGGTACAGACCTTTCTCGATCCGATGCCGCTGACCGCGCTCCGCGGCATCGGCGGCAAGGCCGCCTCGGTGCTGCATGACCTCGGACTCCGCACCGTCAAAGACGTGCGCCTGGCCGATGCCACGCAGCTGATTCAGCATCTCGGTGCGCGCGCCGCCCGGCGCTTCCAGGATCAGGCTTGTGGCACCGCCTCCGATGCCCTGCACACCGACACAGTGCGCAAGTCCATCTCCAAGGAGACCACCTTCGCGGAGGACATCACCGATCCGGTGATCCTGCGCGACACTCTGCTGTGGGCGGCACAGGAGATCGGTCATACCGCCCGTCAGGCGGGCCTGAAGGGCTCCACGGTGACCCTCAAGCTGCGCTTTCGGGGATTCAAGACCCATACCCGGCAACGCACACTCCCCGTGCCCACGGCCGACGACGACGTGCTCTACCGTCATGCCTGGGCGCTTTACCAGGCAGGGGACTGGGCGGCACGTCCAGTCCGGCTGATCGGCCTCGGCCTCGCCGGCTGGGATGCCACAGTGCCCGCCCAGACCGATCTGTTCGCCGAGGCTGAGCCTGCGCCCGCAACAGGTCGAGAGCCGCTCTACGCGACGCTCGACCGCATCAGCGATCGGTTCGGTCGTGGCGCCGTGCATTGGGGGGTGCGACGTAAACCGTAG
- a CDS encoding toprim domain-containing protein: MRLLAPRHRDQFIVAWGASRRSDSLRSLHEQARPSSSSSPRQSASHGHHDLVTASVEHVRDLPCNSMGVAPLVFAFEDEVTERGKDVLSRLRKIIQCADNVILATDPGCEGKAIAWHLKETLKLSESRCPRVTYHEVTRSAVRAAITRLRRSTCTWCARKKAGVPSIVSLATRCRAWSPRRSASPLRRASPVADRVLDR, translated from the coding sequence CTGCGCCTTCTTGCGCCACGGCATAGAGATCAGTTCATTGTCGCGTGGGGCGCGAGCCGGCGAAGCGATTCACTAAGAAGCCTGCATGAGCAAGCAAGACCGTCGTCATCGTCGAGTCCCCGGCAAAGCGCAAGCCACGGCCACCACGACCTCGTCACCGCGAGTGTCGAGCACGTGCGCGATCTGCCGTGCAACAGCATGGGCGTTGCACCACTCGTCTTCGCTTTTGAGGATGAGGTCACCGAGCGCGGCAAGGACGTGCTCTCTCGGCTGCGCAAAATCATCCAGTGCGCGGACAACGTCATCTTGGCGACCGATCCGGGTTGCGAGGGCAAGGCCATTGCGTGGCACCTCAAGGAAACTCTCAAGCTCTCCGAGTCTCGGTGCCCGCGCGTCACCTACCACGAAGTCACGAGGAGTGCTGTCCGCGCCGCCATCACGCGGCTGCGCAGATCGACATGCACTTGGTGCGCGCGCAAGAAGGCCGGCGTGCCCTCGATCGTCTCGTTGGCTACACGCTGTCGAGCGTGGTCTCCTCGGCGGTCGGCGTCGCCTCTCCGCAGGGCGAGTCCAGTCGCCGACCGTGTGCTTGATCGTTGA
- a CDS encoding DNA polymerase, with product MSSREPTLTDPTSLAVCMAVATTSLSAAAFRGGDQSAPPLHSLGDSSLAKLLASTELTPELIGLVEQLGLTEDSTEPETEATSTEMPAPGAPSTVSVDPAELAASGWADANDSALIESLAGAPWQVMDTETTGLTQASKPVKLTKKVLTAGSDNTLRVRVLTAVWPNAEGQIVTAGWDLDTLTAAQRAQLARAALRGVFVGHNATFDLGWLMPLAPDTRPERVLDTLLFARLIAPESPVLLRARIAKDPRILDEVGQSVGWGLAALCHVHGINEHMDKTYQKPRHWTDPAPLSRAHYDYALGDVVDLHKLVMVLVGTSVSTDLLAAYDAWKQSLPAYLERFAALYERAPLQLADLHLRGMPLSREGVAQYVAQCAQEAHQQTDTLIALAPGIAPYREGLADIGTGTSAALKNALAKALLDYGITVERTPKSDAPKVGEKDLRGLGITHSPAAPLFHALARINHATKRAGMALALLGFADRADDSRVHSLYAPVTATVRLSSSEPNLQNAPSVAAFRALVRAGKGKKIISCDYSAIDVRVGAALAIREQRRIVRALNDEDYAHKTYGQHLPDFREAVALAPSATTDAITEARESADQAYANRDWSRFDTARQTERVAVFALALRTWLNRLAPDVDTATALANLQGVDHRRFAGYSALRNAFCIGMDVHTYTGLRMLGWDPEAEVAGLSGPALKARMDELKEEIGDARKRGKVSNLSLLYGMAAVSFRRHAAKVFDVHMSEEEAQTDIDLWLNAYPEIRLLSASTHLRSEHRYNPDGLGGRFGLHGSVRIYDPKHGKAKHAPICADTTLMGRPVVAAGLNSSLNYPDQGSGADLLMRVLDRLERETPDLYAAAINQVHDELVFEVDAETAEVDKDRIRALMTDEGRLMLGNYGIPMDASIVVDDVWMKD from the coding sequence ATGTCATCACGCGAACCCACATTGACCGACCCCACCAGCCTCGCTGTCTGCATGGCGGTGGCGACCACCTCGTTGAGCGCTGCGGCTTTCCGCGGCGGCGACCAGTCAGCGCCGCCGCTCCACAGCCTGGGCGATTCCAGCCTAGCGAAGCTGCTTGCCTCAACCGAGCTGACCCCTGAGCTAATCGGGCTCGTGGAGCAGCTCGGGCTGACTGAGGACTCCACTGAGCCAGAGACCGAGGCTACGAGCACCGAAATGCCAGCGCCAGGCGCGCCGTCCACGGTCAGCGTAGACCCTGCAGAATTGGCGGCGAGCGGCTGGGCTGACGCTAACGACAGCGCGCTGATCGAATCCTTGGCAGGCGCCCCGTGGCAGGTCATGGACACCGAGACCACCGGACTGACGCAGGCCTCAAAACCGGTCAAGCTGACCAAAAAGGTGCTCACGGCCGGCAGCGATAATACCTTGCGTGTACGCGTCCTGACGGCGGTCTGGCCCAATGCCGAGGGCCAGATTGTCACGGCGGGCTGGGACCTCGACACACTCACTGCGGCACAACGCGCACAGCTTGCGCGAGCGGCACTGCGGGGCGTGTTCGTCGGGCATAACGCGACCTTCGATCTGGGCTGGCTGATGCCGCTGGCACCGGATACGCGCCCTGAGCGGGTGCTGGACACGCTGCTGTTCGCCCGCCTGATCGCCCCCGAATCGCCCGTACTGCTGCGCGCGCGGATCGCCAAGGACCCACGCATTCTCGATGAAGTCGGTCAATCGGTCGGATGGGGCCTGGCGGCGCTCTGCCACGTCCATGGCATCAATGAGCACATGGACAAGACCTACCAGAAGCCGCGTCACTGGACCGACCCGGCGCCGCTGTCGCGCGCCCATTACGACTACGCGCTGGGCGACGTTGTGGATCTACACAAGCTGGTGATGGTGCTGGTCGGCACCTCGGTCAGCACCGATCTCCTGGCTGCTTATGATGCTTGGAAGCAATCCCTGCCGGCGTATCTGGAGCGCTTCGCGGCGCTCTATGAGCGCGCGCCGCTGCAGCTGGCCGACCTGCACCTACGGGGCATGCCGTTGTCGCGTGAGGGCGTTGCGCAGTACGTCGCGCAGTGCGCGCAGGAGGCGCATCAGCAGACCGATACGCTGATCGCACTCGCACCGGGAATCGCGCCTTACCGCGAGGGACTCGCTGATATCGGAACCGGCACCAGCGCAGCGCTCAAGAACGCGCTGGCCAAAGCGCTGCTCGACTACGGCATCACCGTCGAGCGTACGCCGAAGTCCGACGCGCCCAAAGTGGGCGAGAAAGACCTGCGCGGGCTGGGCATCACCCACAGTCCAGCGGCACCGTTGTTCCATGCGTTGGCCAGGATTAATCACGCGACCAAGCGGGCCGGGATGGCGCTGGCGCTACTGGGTTTTGCGGACCGCGCCGACGACAGCCGGGTCCACAGCCTGTACGCGCCGGTCACCGCCACCGTGCGCTTGTCCTCCTCAGAGCCCAACCTGCAGAACGCGCCCAGCGTCGCGGCCTTCCGCGCCTTGGTGCGTGCCGGCAAGGGCAAGAAGATCATCTCCTGCGATTACTCCGCCATCGATGTGCGCGTGGGCGCAGCACTCGCCATCCGCGAACAGCGCCGGATCGTTCGCGCGCTCAATGATGAGGACTACGCGCATAAAACCTATGGCCAGCACCTGCCGGACTTCCGGGAAGCGGTCGCGCTCGCGCCTTCGGCGACGACTGATGCGATCACCGAAGCCCGCGAGTCCGCCGACCAGGCCTACGCCAATCGCGACTGGTCACGCTTCGATACCGCCCGGCAAACGGAGCGCGTGGCGGTCTTCGCTCTCGCGCTCCGCACCTGGCTCAATCGTCTGGCGCCGGACGTCGATACGGCGACGGCGCTGGCAAATCTACAGGGCGTTGACCACCGCCGATTTGCCGGTTACTCGGCGCTGCGTAACGCGTTCTGCATTGGCATGGACGTTCACACTTACACCGGTCTGCGCATGCTCGGCTGGGATCCAGAGGCCGAGGTCGCGGGCCTTTCCGGCCCCGCGCTCAAGGCGCGCATGGACGAACTCAAAGAGGAGATCGGCGACGCGCGCAAGCGCGGCAAGGTCTCCAATCTGTCCTTGCTCTACGGCATGGCTGCCGTCTCATTCCGCCGTCACGCGGCCAAGGTGTTCGATGTGCATATGAGCGAGGAAGAGGCACAGACCGACATCGATCTATGGCTGAACGCCTACCCGGAGATCCGCTTGCTGTCGGCCTCGACCCACCTGCGCAGCGAGCATCGCTATAACCCAGATGGACTGGGCGGACGCTTCGGCCTGCACGGGAGCGTGCGGATTTACGACCCCAAACACGGCAAGGCCAAACACGCCCCGATCTGTGCCGACACCACGCTGATGGGTCGCCCGGTGGTCGCCGCCGGCCTCAACTCAAGCCTCAATTACCCGGATCAGGGCTCTGGCGCGGACTTGCTGATGCGCGTCCTCGACCGGCTCGAGCGCGAGACCCCCGACCTTTACGCGGCGGCGATCAACCAGGTCCATGACGAGCTGGTGTTCGAGGTCGATGCAGAAACAGCTGAGGTAGACAAAGACCGAATCCGCGCCCTTATGACCGACGAGGGCAGGCTCATGCTGGGTAATTACGGCATACCGATGGACGCGAGCATCGTGGTCGACGACGTTTGGATGAAGGACTGA
- a CDS encoding primase-helicase zinc-binding domain-containing protein gives MTDQAYPQPPARPTKKPLRAPSPAEIAKVRLLGHWSGFFTWLNETKRLEVSFFPGEPQACPAHGGASGEAFRFFPDADFTGGGICNSCAHVRAANGIDLVAGILQDLPDGHGLAAEAALAQSVAWADEYALEADLPPLACPASAVQVGRWLQADHNEAPTRYLISRGLAVGRLPAALRGIATMPAKGRFKTKPPQVLALVRAPDGRPITYHYIPLSEHYGRAPEDAPGKKGTAPLDKQIGIAGAYIELGAEHAATLIVAEGVETALAGAELFARARPEAGPPRVRAIQVGGGLKSQVIPPDVQEVIYLMDRDPTALRTRTPCTSFALKF, from the coding sequence ATGACCGATCAAGCCTACCCACAGCCTCCGGCCCGCCCCACGAAGAAGCCCCTCCGTGCGCCGTCGCCCGCCGAAATCGCCAAGGTCCGTTTGCTGGGCCACTGGTCCGGCTTTTTTACCTGGCTGAACGAGACGAAGCGTCTCGAAGTGAGCTTTTTCCCAGGCGAGCCGCAGGCATGCCCCGCCCACGGCGGAGCCTCCGGCGAGGCCTTCCGGTTCTTCCCGGACGCCGACTTCACCGGCGGCGGCATCTGCAATTCCTGCGCGCACGTGCGCGCCGCCAACGGCATCGATCTCGTCGCGGGCATCCTGCAGGACCTGCCGGACGGCCACGGATTAGCCGCTGAGGCGGCGCTGGCACAATCAGTGGCCTGGGCAGACGAGTACGCCCTTGAGGCCGACCTGCCGCCGCTGGCGTGTCCCGCCTCTGCCGTACAGGTTGGACGCTGGCTACAGGCTGATCACAACGAAGCGCCCACGCGATATCTCATCTCACGTGGCCTTGCCGTCGGCAGACTCCCGGCGGCCTTGCGCGGGATCGCGACGATGCCGGCTAAGGGGCGATTCAAGACCAAACCGCCGCAAGTGTTGGCGTTGGTGCGTGCTCCGGACGGACGGCCCATCACTTACCACTACATTCCGCTGTCTGAGCACTACGGACGCGCGCCAGAGGATGCGCCTGGCAAGAAGGGCACCGCGCCACTCGACAAACAGATTGGGATCGCTGGCGCCTACATCGAGTTGGGCGCCGAGCATGCGGCCACCTTGATCGTGGCCGAGGGCGTCGAGACCGCGCTCGCGGGCGCCGAGCTGTTTGCCCGAGCTCGCCCGGAGGCTGGGCCACCCAGGGTGCGCGCCATCCAGGTCGGCGGCGGACTCAAGAGTCAGGTCATACCGCCCGACGTACAAGAAGTCATCTACCTGATGGATCGCGACCCCACCGCCTTACGAACGCGTACTCCCTGCACCTCGTTCGCGCTTAAATTCTGA
- a CDS encoding type II toxin-antitoxin system HicB family antitoxin, whose protein sequence is MALEVQVMLFPLYVHKDAESAYSASFPDFPGCFTAADELNDLPRLAQEAVELYFEGEDILIPPPSDPEDMGQDDRYRDGYWMLVEIDPSHLRPARSVRLNISLPETLLHSIDATAKARHLSRSAFLAFAAAKELTPSPNSRSRNEGASMTTSKKDASLAGKALKRSKTAKAQKSVAGSDLAQAKRKSDPPVKKPPTRAKSKAR, encoded by the coding sequence ATGGCCCTGGAGGTTCAAGTAATGCTGTTTCCGTTGTACGTTCACAAAGATGCCGAAAGCGCATACAGCGCATCGTTCCCTGACTTTCCTGGCTGTTTTACTGCGGCCGACGAGCTGAATGACCTGCCGCGTCTGGCGCAGGAGGCAGTCGAGTTGTATTTCGAGGGTGAGGACATTCTGATTCCGCCACCCTCCGATCCGGAGGATATGGGTCAAGACGACCGATATCGGGATGGCTATTGGATGCTGGTAGAGATCGATCCAAGCCACCTTCGTCCGGCAAGGTCCGTGCGACTGAACATCAGTCTGCCCGAGACGCTACTGCACAGCATCGATGCAACCGCGAAGGCGCGGCACTTGAGCCGCTCCGCATTCCTGGCGTTCGCAGCGGCGAAGGAGTTGACGCCCTCGCCGAACAGCCGATCTCGTAATGAGGGCGCCTCAATGACCACAAGCAAGAAAGACGCAAGTCTCGCTGGGAAGGCGCTAAAGCGTTCAAAGACCGCCAAGGCGCAAAAATCCGTCGCGGGGTCCGATTTGGCACAGGCGAAACGCAAGAGTGACCCGCCCGTCAAGAAGCCCCCCACAAGGGCCAAATCGAAAGCGCGCTAG